Proteins encoded together in one Vibrio lentus window:
- the tnpA gene encoding IS200/IS605 family transposase: protein MGDYRSSSHVYWRCKYHIVWTPKYRYKILKDKVGKELYRSIYILCNMKDCEVLELNVQPDHVHLVVIIPPKLSISSLLGVLKGRTAIRLFNKFPHIRKKLWGNHFWARGYFVDTVGVNEEVIRRYVRHQDKQDIEYEQQLQLLKN, encoded by the coding sequence ATGGGCGATTACAGAAGTTCATCACATGTCTATTGGCGTTGCAAATACCATATAGTTTGGACTCCAAAGTATAGATATAAGATTTTGAAAGATAAGGTTGGAAAGGAGCTTTATCGTTCAATTTATATTTTGTGCAATATGAAAGACTGCGAGGTTTTAGAGTTAAATGTTCAACCAGATCATGTTCATCTTGTTGTCATTATTCCTCCCAAGTTGTCGATCTCGAGTTTGTTAGGAGTTTTAAAGGGCCGGACAGCAATTAGACTTTTCAATAAATTTCCACATATACGTAAGAAACTATGGGGAAATCACTTTTGGGCTAGAGGGTATTTTGTAGATACGGTCGGTGTGAATGAAGAAGTCATTCGACGATATGTCCGACACCAAGATAAACAGGACATAGAGTATGAACAACAACTGCAGTTATTGAAGAACTGA
- a CDS encoding peptide MFS transporter: MWNRLNKSMMFCQMMFGLSFYGVMVILTRFFLEDLNYNEADTMMVVGAFSAIGPLFAIAGGFIADKFLGAYRSLTIAFLGFASGYVLLVLGAAATNVPMALCGIALASYARGLMSPSYPSLYKRTFKTQEDFENCYPINYSVNNIGALLGQYLFPMLVLVVGFHGGFLLSAVLAGAALLMMIFVRKGLVEASAEIDQQPVSTKNWAAFLGLSAAMIGLVFFMFSNMDIGQNIVYAIGGAAIVYFVSLMLKSKKSDMLKMGTILIITFLTTCFFVYYGQMMTSMTMVAINTMRGDLFGFIPVAPEASMAMNPLWCMVAGPIIAGIFSNLEKKNINFSTATKVGFSFILTAIAFGILTMAVTTVGDDVLIRPEVFLAIHFFLAFGEVIVGSMVVAFILSVAPKHIENFSVSLFSVAIALSGIVGAVFSTSIALEKGQQITQEIVQTVYGDYFQMLTVLAVVMVGIAMAASFIIRKMLEAAKAAEETIELEQANS, from the coding sequence ATGTGGAATAGATTAAACAAATCAATGATGTTCTGCCAAATGATGTTCGGACTTTCGTTCTATGGCGTCATGGTGATCTTGACTCGTTTCTTCCTTGAAGATCTGAACTACAATGAAGCCGACACCATGATGGTTGTTGGTGCTTTCTCTGCAATCGGACCGCTGTTTGCTATCGCAGGTGGCTTCATCGCCGATAAATTTTTAGGCGCATACCGATCTTTGACTATTGCCTTTTTAGGCTTCGCTAGTGGTTATGTTTTACTGGTACTCGGTGCAGCAGCAACCAATGTACCGATGGCATTATGTGGTATCGCTTTAGCAAGTTATGCACGTGGTTTGATGTCCCCTTCTTACCCAAGTCTTTACAAGCGCACGTTCAAAACTCAAGAAGATTTTGAAAACTGCTACCCGATTAACTACTCAGTAAACAACATTGGTGCGTTACTAGGCCAATACTTGTTCCCAATGCTAGTGCTTGTTGTTGGTTTCCACGGTGGTTTCCTTCTTTCAGCTGTTCTAGCGGGCGCAGCGCTGCTAATGATGATCTTTGTTCGCAAAGGCCTTGTTGAAGCCAGTGCTGAAATCGATCAACAACCGGTAAGCACTAAGAACTGGGCAGCCTTCCTTGGTCTTTCGGCAGCAATGATTGGCTTGGTATTCTTCATGTTTTCTAACATGGATATTGGCCAAAACATCGTATACGCAATTGGTGGTGCTGCGATCGTCTACTTTGTTTCTTTGATGCTGAAGTCGAAAAAATCAGACATGCTGAAAATGGGCACTATCTTAATCATCACATTCCTGACCACATGTTTCTTCGTGTACTACGGTCAAATGATGACGTCGATGACAATGGTAGCGATCAACACAATGCGTGGCGACCTATTCGGCTTTATCCCCGTAGCACCTGAAGCTTCAATGGCAATGAACCCATTGTGGTGTATGGTTGCTGGCCCGATCATCGCAGGTATCTTCTCTAACCTAGAAAAGAAAAACATTAACTTCTCAACTGCAACGAAAGTAGGTTTCTCATTCATTCTAACGGCTATCGCTTTCGGTATCCTTACAATGGCCGTAACCACAGTTGGCGACGACGTTCTAATTCGCCCTGAAGTGTTCCTAGCGATTCACTTCTTCCTAGCGTTTGGTGAAGTGATTGTTGGTTCAATGGTTGTAGCCTTCATCCTGTCTGTCGCGCCTAAGCACATCGAGAACTTCTCTGTAAGCCTGTTCTCTGTTGCAATCGCACTGTCAGGTATTGTTGGTGCGGTATTCTCAACGTCTATTGCACTAGAGAAAGGTCAACAAATCACGCAAGAGATCGTACAAACGGTTTACGGTGATTACTTCCAAATGCTGACTGTTCTTGCGGTAGTAATGGTGGGTATCGCAATGGCTGCATCGTTCATTATTCGTAAGATGCTGGAAGCAGCGAAAGCCGCTGAAGAAACTATCGAATTAGAGCAAGCAAACAGCTAA